GGCCTGGGTACCCGCGTCCTGCCAGTcgctgctctgcagcacccagcagtgACTCCTTGCATCTTCCGCCACGTCGGTGCTCACGCGACTCTGGGGACTctccgggcggggggggggggggggatctgCACCCACACATCCAGACGGTCCCTCTGGACGCAGCAGAACCTACCAGGCTGCTGCCTGTATGGCAGCACTTGTCATGCAGAGTCACACCGATGTAAAAGGCACAGCCAGGCACAGCCCGGAGATCCTGCAGCGGCCGTGGCCAGGCTGTGACTGTCCCTGCCCAGGTGCCATGCTTTGGCCAAGGAGCACCTTCTGCATGTCCCTGACAGAGCACGTGCCGGGGCACAGGGCACCCACCGCACCGTGGGCTGGTGGTGATGCTCCTGTCCCACGTGGCACCCATCCgcggcagagcagctccagcttGTGCTGAGAGATGTGGGGGGGCTCGGCTCAGACAGAGGGAGATGGGGCAGCCCACCACTGCTTGGAGAGCGGCCGGGACTCCTCCGAGTGCCTGCTGGGATGCgacaaagagcagaggaagagctgtGTGGGGTTAGCACAGTGCAGCTTTATTTCCATGGTGGGGAAAGAGGTTCTCCCCCATGGGCTCAAATCCCTCGGTACAAACCTTCTTAGCGGCCCACAGCCATAACCCACCATGGCTCTTGCTAGCCCTGCGGCTAGCTGCAGCACCCCTACTCGACAGGCATGGTTCCCACAGAGCGGCAGGAGGACAGCCTTGTTTTCCCCTCGGCTACTTACACAGCCCTTCTTGATACCCAGCTGCAGGATGGCCAGGGAAGAGCCGGCCACCCCCGACAACCCCCTGGACATGGGGAGGCCACCCAGatcctgctggagcagggactggcCAGAGTGGGACGCCCGTGGGAGGCTGCCAGGCTTGGGCTGGCTGAGGAGCATCTCCCAAGTGTTGCGTGGGACCGTTGATCGCTCCTGGGATCCCAGCAGGGCCACCCGGGCAGGTCTGCAGGTAGCTGCATGACTGCACCTTGCTCAGACCATTTTCACCAGTTGGGCAGGGACAGGTCACTACGGTGTAAAGCAgagagcaggctgcagggctggatgCCAAAAGGGGGCTGAgcttggggggggcggggggagctcCATCTCCCCCTCACTTGGGCAGGGGTCGGGGGGGCACTTGGGGCTGCCACACAGAGAAGAACAAAGCCAGCACTTGGGTCTGGTGCCTATAAACCCCCTGACAGACACAGCTCAGCTACAGGgacacacatacacacgcacTGGACCACGGTCAGCACTCCCCGGAGGACACAGACGAGGGCGAcatggggggcaggaggaggtgggggtCAAAGCTCTGGCCTGGCACCAGGCAGAGCCACCCAGACCAGGAGCCCCGTGGGCTGCGGCTGAGGGCAGGTCCCGCCATGCCCTGCCCCATCGCCTCCTGCCCCTCACTGCAGCACACGACGCTGCCCGTGGGCACGGTGGGCGGCAGGGACCACGCGGAGTCATATCACCCCTCTGACCCATCTCTCCAAGAGTCCCGCAGACTGCAAAGAGAACTGAAAAGTGCttagaaaagagagaaacccctaaaaaacccaccctggaCAAGAGCCCAACCTCACCTCCCTGCCCAGAGCATCCCTGCTGGCCCGGGGCAACACCACAGAGGaagggggggccggggccggggccagctggggtgggaggcaCACAGAGCACCCAGGCTcgccccatccctgccctctACACCAAGGCGTAGTCAAACTGGCCCCTCTCCAACCCCTCCTTGTGGTCAGTCCAGGAGGAGGCGGGCATGCGGCTGTAGGGGTCCAGCAGGATGCGAAAGCAGCGCACCATCAGCATCACCAAGAAGACCAGGAGGAAGATGACAAAGGCAAAGACAGTTTTCTGCTCAGCATCCATACCCGCAGTGCCGGCTGGGTGCTCAACCAAGGAGGGGGAGAGCAGTTCATAATCCATCGTCGATGCATCATTCATGGCAGAGGCGAGGAGCGCGTGGGCAGGGCGCATTCAGCCACCCTGGTGCCCGGGCAGCCAGCTTCAGCCTCCTGCCGTGCCCACGCACCCAGAGCACGGGTTACTCCATAGCCACCAGCGCTGCTACGCCAAGCTCGGGATGCGCTCCTGCCCGGGCCAAGAGCTCCTGAAGGGGGAAAGCAGAGATGGTGAGGAAATTGGCCATGGGCTACACCAACTCCGCTAGATAACcaggggcagggaagggcatGGAAGGCAGAGAAGTTCACAAGTGGAGCCCTGGTTTT
This window of the Grus americana isolate bGruAme1 chromosome 28, bGruAme1.mat, whole genome shotgun sequence genome carries:
- the CTXN1 gene encoding cortexin-1, with translation MRPAHALLASAMNDASTMDYELLSPSLVEHPAGTAGMDAEQKTVFAFVIFLLVFLVMLMVRCFRILLDPYSRMPASSWTDHKEGLERGQFDYALV